GCAGTGAGGATCCCAAGCGCTTTGCACTGGCTGCAGTCGTCGAGTTCATCCACACAGCGACGCTGCTACACGACGATGTGGTTGACGAGTCCACGCTGCGCCGTGGCCGTCCCACCGCCAACGAGCATTTCGGTAATGCGGCAAGCGTGCTGGTTGGTGACTTCCTGTATTCGCGGGCGTTCCAGATGATGGTGGACATCAACGACATGCGCGTGATGCAGATCTTGTCGGACGCCACCAACGTGATTGCCGAGGGCGAGGTGCTGCAACTGATGAACATGCGGGATGCATCTCTTGATGAAGCCGCCTACTTGCGCGTCATCCGCTCCAAGACCGCCAAACTGTTCGAGGCCAGCGCCCGGCTGGCGCCTATTCTGGCCGGAGGAGATGCGGATATGGAAGCGCTTTGCGCGAACTATGGACAAGCCCTCGGCACGGCTTTTCAAGTCATTGACGACGTGCTGGACTATGAAGGCAGTGCGGATGAGCTTGGAAAAAACCTCGGGGACGATTTGCGCGAAGGCAAGGTCACACTGCCCATCATCTGTGCCCTGCGCAGCGGCACAGAACCACAAAGGGCACTGATTCGCCAGGCGATCGAAGAAGGCGACTTGGCACATCTGGACGCGATCCGCGACATCATTCTGCACACGGGAGCCTTGGACGCCGCCAGAGCCAGTGCCCATGCCGAAGCCCAGCGCGCGATCGACGCCGCAAAGCAACTCCCCGCCAATTTATACAGCGAGGCTTTGCTACAATTGGCGGCTGGTCTGTTGGAGCGTCGCGCTTAGCAGGCCGACGGCGGTAGTCGACCGTCGAACGATCGACCGCACGGTCCATCGGGGTGTAGCTTAGCCAGGTAGAGCGCTACGTTCGGGACGTAGAGGCCGGAGGTTCGAATCCTCTCACCCCGACCAGAATTTCCCCACCCCAACGCGCCACTAAGATTCGCCGAACGCCGGTCAAGTGCGATTTCGAACCGCCGGTACCACCACCTGGCTGCGAACAGGCATTTTCGATACAAATCACCTCAACTTAGAGAGGCAATTCCTTGATTTACGATAGATTACGGCCCTATGGCGTCTATCGAAACAGCCTCCCCTGACACCCCATCCATGGCCCTGCCCGGACTCGGACGCGCACTTGTGTCCGCCGGAAAGCTGGCTCAGAAGGCCGCAGAAGACCTCTACCGCAAGGCTCAAAGCGGGCGCACCAGCTTCATCGCCGAACTGACCGGCTCGGGAGCGGTCTCTCCTTCGGATCTCGCCCATACCATGTCCGTCGCATTCGCGGCCCCCTTGCTGGATCTGGATGCCATCGACGTTCAGCGCCTGCCCAGTGGACTGCTGGACGCAAAGATTTGTGCCGACTACCGCATCGTGGTGCTGAGCAAGCGCAACAACCGCTTGATGGTCGCTACGGCGGATCCTGCCGATCAACAGGCGGCCGAGAAAATCAAGTTCGCGACGCAAATGGGCGTCGACTGGGTCATTGCCGAATACGACAAGCTCAGCAAACTGGTGGAAACACAAACCACCAATGTCAACGACACGATGGACAACATCATCGGTGGCGACTTCGAGTTCGACGAAGTGGCCGCCGAAACAGTCGTCAACGACGCGACCGACAAGGCTTCGGAAGTCGACGATGCACCTGTGGTGAAGTTCCTTCACAAGATGCTGATTGACGCCTTCAACATGCGCGCGTCCGACTTGCACTTCGAGCCGTACGAGCACAACTACCGAGTCCGTTTTCGCGTGGACGGCGAGTTGCGCGAAATTGCCTCGCCGCCGATTGCCATCAAGGACAAGCTGGCTTCGCGCATCAAGGTGATCTCGCGCATGGACATCTCCGAAAAGCGAGTACCTCAAGACGGTCGAATGAAGCTCAAAATCGGTCCCGATCGGGTCATCGATTTCCGCGTCAGCACGTTGCCCACGCTCTTTGGCGAAAAGATCGTGATCCGCATTCTGGATCCCAGCAGTGCGAAAGTGGGCATTGATGCCCTGGGCTACGAGCCCGAGGAAAAGGAGCGGCTGCTCAACGCCATTGGTCGGCCCTACGGCATGGTGCTGGTCACCGGCCCGACAGGCTCTGGCAAGACCGTGTCGCTCTACACCTGCTTGAACATCCTGAACAAGCCGGGCATCAACATCTCGACCGCCGAAGATCCCTCCGAAATCAATTTGCCCGGCGTCAACCAGGTCAACGTCAATGAGAAGGCCGGACTCACGTTCGCCGCGGCGCTGAAGGCGTTTCTGCGTCAGGACCCGGATGTGATCATGGTGGGGGAGATTCGCGATCTGGAAACTGCCGACATCTCGATCAAGGCGGCTCAAACCGGCCACATGGTGCTGTCGACCCTTCACACGAACGATGCACCTACCACGCTGACACGGATGATGAACATGGGCATCCCCACGTTCAATATTGCATCCAGCGTGATTCTGATCACCGCTCAACGACTGGCACGGCGCCTTTGCGCCACCTGCAAGGCGCCACTCGATGTGCCACGAAAGGCGCTCGTCGATGCGGGATTCAAGGCAGAGGATCTGGATGGCACCTGGACGCCCTACAAGCCGGTCGGCTGCTCTGCGTGCAACAACGGCTACAAAGGCCGCGTCGGCATCTACCAGGTCATGCCCATTTCAGAAGAAATCCAGCGCATCATTCTGCGTGGAGGCAGCGCATTGGATATCGCGCAGCAAGCCAGCAAGGAAGGGGTTCGCACGCTTCGCGAATCGGGCTTGCTCAAGGTCAAGCTGGGAATGACTTCGCTCGAAGAGGTTCTGAGCGTGACCAACGAATGATGCAGCCGCAACCAGAACAGCTATAGAGGACACCATGGCAACCGCAGTATCCAAGAGCGTTAAGGACATCGTCTTCGAATGGGAAGGCAAAGACCGAAACGGCAAGCCCGTGCGTGGGGAAACCCGGGCTGGCGGCGAGAACCAGGTGCAGGCGGCGCTCCGACGGCAAGGCATCGTGCCCAGCAAGATCAAGAAGCGCCGGATGAGCTCCGGCAAGCGGATCAAACCGAAAGACATCGCGATCTTCACGCGCCAGTTGGCCACGATGATGAAGGCTGGCGTCCCCTTGCTTCAGGCGTTCGATATCGTGGGTCGCGGCAACCCGAACCCGAATGTGACCAAGCTGCTCAACGACATTCGCACCGATGTGGAAACCGGCACGTCGCTGAGCGCTGCATTCCGCAGGCATCCGCTGTACTTCGACAGTCTGTATTGCAATCTTGTGGAAGCGGGCGAAGCCGCCGGTATTCTCGAAGAGTTGCTGGACCGCCTGGCCACCTACATGGAGAAAACCGAGGCGCTCAAGTCCAAGATCAAGTCGGCACTGATGTATCCCATCGCGGTGATCGTCGTGGCCTTCGTGGTGGTGGCTGTGATCATGATCTTCGTGATTCCCTCGTTCAAGGAAGTCTTCACCTCCTTCGGCGCAGACCTTCCCGCGCCAACGCTTTTTGTGATCGCCATGAGCGAGTTCTTCACCGAGTACTGGTGGCTGATCTTTGGCGGCATTGGCGGCGGCCTCTACTTCTTCATGCAAGCCTGGAAGCGCAACGAAAGGGTGCAACGGTTCATGGACCGTCTGCTGCTCAAGTTGCCGATCTTCGGCGTACTGATCGAAAAATCGGTCATTGCGCGCTGGACGCGCACATTGGCCACCATGTTTGCCGCTGGCGTTCCACTCGTGGAAGCACTCGACTCTGTGGGCGGCGCTTCGGGGAATTCGGTCTATGCCATCGCCACGGAAAAGATCCAGCAAGAGGTTTCCACCGGCACCAGCCTGACCAACGCGATGACCAATGCCAACGTCTTTCCATCGATGGTGTTGCAGATGTGTGCCATTGGTGAGGAATCCGGATCGATCGACCACATGCTGGGCAAAGCTGCCGATTTCTACGAAGCCGAGGTCGATGACATGGTCGCGGGCATTTCCAGCCTGATGGAACCCATCATCATCGTGGTGCTGGGCACGGTCATCGGCGGGATCGTGGTGTCGATGTATCTCCCGATTTTCAAGCTGGGCCAGGTGGTTTGATGTTCGACGCGAGCACGCCCGTGGCGGCGTTGCTGGGTCTGCTGGGCCTGCTGGTGGGCAGCTTTCTCAACGTGGTTATCTACCGCTTGCCCAAGATGATGGAGCAGCGCTGGGCCGCCGAATGCGCCGAGCTTCATGCGACAGACGACGCCCCTGCGCCATCCAAATCGCAGCCCTTCAATCTGATGGTGCCGCGTTCGCGCTGCCCGCACTGCGGACATCGGATCAGGTGGTTCGAAAACATCCCGGTGTTCAGTTACCTCGCCTTGCGCGGCCGCTGCTCCCAATGTTCCACGCCCATCAGTGTGCGCTACCCCGCGATCGAAGTGGTCACAGCCGCGATGTTCGCCTGGTGTGGCTGGCACTTTGGATGGGGCTGGGAAGCCCTGGCGTGGAGCGGTTTTTCGGCAGCGGTCCTGGCGCTGGCCGCGATCGACTGGGACACGACCCTCTTGCCCGACGACATCACCCTGCCCTTGCTGTGGACCGGCCTGTGTGTGGCAGGTCTGCGTATCACGGACACGCTTTTGCCCGATGCCTTGTGGGGTGCGGTCGCAGGCTATATGTCCTTGTGGCTGGTCTACTGGGCTTTCAAGCTCGTCACCGGCAAAGAAGGTATGGGCTACGGGGATTTCAAACTGTTCGCGGCTTTCGGGGCCTGGTTTGGCTGGCAGGCATTGATTCCGGTGATCCTGATGGCATCCCTGATCGGTGCGGTCGTCGGCATCGCGATCAAACTCAAGGGCAACTTGCGCGAGGGTGGCTATGTGCCTTTTGGCCCCTTCCTGGCGTTGGCGGGGTTGACTTCCATGGTGTTTGGACCGCCGGCCATGCTGGCGGTCGTTGGCCTGTGACACACACTTCAGGCCGAGCCGCGTTCAAGCTGGGGCTCACTGGCGGCATCGGCAGTGGAAAAAGCACCCTGGCCCGTTTGCTGGAAGCCCGAGGCGCGGACGTCGTCGATGCCGATGCTATCTCCCGCCGCAGCACAGAAGCCGGCGGCAGCGCCATGCCCGCCATCGCGCATACCTTTGGCGCCGACTTCATTGCGGCCGACGGCGCACTCGACCGGCAGCGCATGCGCGATCACGTGTTCGCGGTGCCTGCGGCACGGCAGACGCTGGAGCGCATCGTGCATCCCCTGGTGGCGATCGAGATACAGCGTCAGGTCGCTGCCTCTGGATCGGCTTGCGTGGTGTTTGATGTCCCACTCCTGGTCGAATCGCCGCGCTGGCGCCCACAGCTCGACCGGGTGTTGGTCGTGGATTGCGCCCCCGCCACGCAAGTACGCCGCGTTCAGGCGCGCAATGGCTGGGACACGGCGACCATCGAGCTGGTGATGCGCAACCAAAGCCCACGCTTGGCAAGGCTGGCGGCCGCAGACATCGTGGTCCACAACGACGTAGACGATCTGGGGCCGCTGGAGCGGGCTGCGAATGAGCTTGCAAAGCAGTTCGGGCTATGATGAAGCCATCCCCCGCCGCCCCGCCCTGCGATCTGCCGCTGCCGTGATCCTGTACGACTACCCACTCAACGAACGCATTCGCACCTACCTGCGCCTCGAACAGCTGTTCCGCCGCATGGTGGAGTTGGTGCCGCGCAGTCACGCGTTGGACCACCATTACGCCATCCAGACGATCTTCGAGATCATGGATGTGGCAGCCCGGGCCGATATGAAATCGGATGTACTCAAGGATCTGGACCGCCACAAGCAGCAACTCATCGGCTACCGCGGCAACCCCATGATTGCCGAGCAGGCGCTCGAAGAGGTCATTCAAAAGCTGGACGACTGCTTCACCCAACTGAACGAGATGACGGGCAAGACGGGCCAGGCGCTCACAGAAAACGACTGGTTGATGAGCATCCGAAGTCGCATCGGTATTCCAGGCGGCACCTGTGAATTCGACTTGCCAGCGTACTACCACTGGCAGCACCGCAGCCCCGAAGATCGTCGGGCAGATCTGCACCGGTGGTCCATGCCGCTGGCCCCTCTGGCCGAGTCCATCGTGCAACTCCTCAAGATGTTGCGCGAATCGGGTTCGGCGCAGAAGGTGGTTGCTCCCTCAGGCCAGTTCCAGCTGAATCTGCCGCAGGGACGCACATTTCATTTGCTGCGCTTGCGCATCGACCCATCGACCGGACTCATTCCCGAGATCAGTGGCAATCGCCTGATGCTGTCGGTCCGCCTGATGCGCCATGGCGATGACGACCGCTTGCACCCTGCTCAGGAGGATGCGGCGTTCGAACTGACGCTGTGCGCTTGAGCCCATCATGAGCGACGCCACAGCCCAAGCGCCGGTGCGCACGGTGCGCTGCCCTCAATGCGGCGGACCAAGCGCCTATGTGTCCAGCAATGCGTACAGGCCGTTCTGCAGCGAACGCTGCAAGCAGATGGACCTGGGCGCCTGGGCCAATGAGGAATTCAGCCTGCCGGAAAAGGAAGGCCAGAGCGACCCCGGATTCGAGCAGAGCTGAGTCGCAGGCCTCGGCCCAGCGCGCGGTGCCATCAAGGCGTCAATGGGTGGTCTGCTCGGCGGCCAGCCACTCCAGCACCGGCAGGGTGCCCGCCAGAACGGGTGCGCAGGACACCGGCAGGGAATGCCAGCCAAACTGCTGCCCTTCACGCATGTGCATCTCGCCTACCCAGTCGCGCACCTTGCAAAAGTGCAGCCGTACCAGTCCGTGTGGGTAGTCGACCATTGACACCTTCCAGATCGCGGCCGAGCCGATCGTGACGCCAATCTCCTCCTGCAACTCGCGCCGCAGGGCCTGCTCGACCGTCTCACCAGCCTCCAGCTTGCCGCCCGGGAACTCCCAGTACCCAGCGTACACCTTTCCAGGAGGACGGGAGGTGAGAAGAAACGCACCATCTTTGTTGATGAGCACGCCGACGGCCACATCGACCACGGGGCGGTTCGAGGAGCGCGGTGCGTCCTGGTCCGCATCGACAACCAACACATCCGTCGCGTTCACTGGACTACCCCTCCCTGCGGCGCTCACTGGTGTACCTTCGGCCTCGCCTGCGGCGCGAGCTTGCTTGGGGCGGCCCGGCGCTGCGCTCATGCGGACTGGGCATGGGTGCCCACGTAGTCTCGGGCGAACTGGTAGGCCACGCGGCCACTGCGCGAACCGCGCTCCAGCGCCCAGACCAGCGCCAGAGGCCTGGCCTTTTCCATGTCTTGCGCGGGCACGCCCAATGCGGACAACCACTGCGCCACGATGGTGAGGTATTCCTCCTGGCTGAAGGGATAGAAGCTCACCCAAAGGCCAAAACGCTCGGAGAGCGAGATCTTTTCCTCCACCACCTCGCCCGGGTGCACCTCACCGTCCGCGGTGTGCGTGTAGGTGAGGTTTTCCTTCATGTACTCGGGCAGCAAATGGCGGCGGTTGCTGGTTGCGTAGATCAGCACGTTCGGGCTCGCGGCCGACACCGACCCGTCCAGTATGGACTTGAGTGCCTTGTAACCTGGCTCGCCGTCTTCAAAGCTGAGGTCGTCGCAAAACACGATGAAGCGCTCGGGGCGATCGGCGACCACTTCGACGATGTCGGGGAGATCGACCAGATCAGACTTGTCCACTTCGATCAGGCGCAGGCCTTGCGGCGCATATTCGTTGAGACACGCACGCACCAGGGAAGATTTGCCCGTGCCGCGTGCGCCTGTCAACAGCACGTTGTTGGCGGGCTGTCCTTGCACAAACTGCAAGGTATTGCGCTGGATTTTTTCCTTTTGCCCATCGATCTCCTGCAGATCGCCCAGGCGCATGGCGCCCACATGGCGCACAGGTTCCAGCACGCCGTGGCCGCTGCTGCGCTTGCGGTAGCGCCAGGCCACAGCGATGGACCAATCGGGCGCGGACAGGGGTTGCGGCAGAACCGCTTCAATGCGATCGATGAGTTGTTCGGCCCGTTGCAGCAGCCGCTCGAAATGCTCGTTCATGTCAGGACCGGTAGTCCGCGTTGATGGTCACGTACTCATGGCTGAAGTCGCAGGTCCACACGGTTTCGGTGGCGTCTCCTCGGCCCAGGCCGATGCGCACCAGGATTTCCGCTGGCTTCATCACGCGCTGGCCGTCTTCCTCGCGGTAGTCGGGGTGTCGGCCACCCGCGCGGACCACATGCACGTCGCCCAGGTACAGATCGATGGTGCCCACGTCCAGGTCGTGGATGCCGGCGTAGCCGACCGCCGCCAAAATGCGGCCGAGATTGGGATCACTGGCGAAGAAGGCGGTTTTCACCAGCGGCGAATGCGCCACCGCGTAGGCCGCCTGCAGGCATTCGGCCGAGTTGCGCCCACCTTCGACCTGGATGGTGATGAACTTGGTGGCGCCCTCACCGTCGCGCACGATGGCATGCGCCAGCTTCCGTGCCACGGTGGTCAATGCCACAAGCAACGCACGGCCAGCGGGGCTGTCCAGGTCCGTGATGGGCGCATTGCCCGCTCGACCTGTGGCCACGACCACGAAAGAGTCGTTGGTGCTGGTGTCGCCATCCACCGTCACGCGGTTGAACGATGCGTCGGCCAGGCGGCGCGCCAGAGTGTTCATCAACGCCGGCGCCACGGCAGCGTCGGTGGCCAGGAACCCCAGCATGGTCGCCATGTTGGGGCGGATCATGCCCGCGCCTTTGGAGATGCCCGTGGCATGGGCCATGACCCCATCCAGCTCGAACCGCTCGCTGCTGGCCTTGGGCAAGGTGTCTGTGGTCATGATGCCCTGTGCTGCCGACAGCCATTGCGCGCCGTCCGCGGTCTGCTGCTGCGCCGCGTGCGTCAAGGCCTGCGGCAAGCCCGCCAGCAGACGGTCCAGCGGCAGGGGCTCCATGATCACGCCCGTGGAGAACGGCAACACCTGTTCGTGGTGCAGCCCCAGCGAACGCGCAAGCGCGGTGCAGGTCTGGCGCGCGTGGGCAAGACCTTGCTCACCCGTGCCGGCATTGGCATTGCCGGTGTTGATGACCAGTGCCCGAATCGATTGACCCGAGCTCAGGTGGTCGCGACACACCTGCACGGGAGCGGCGGCATAGCGGTTCTGCGTGAACACCGCGCCCACGGCGCATTCATCGTCCAGCAGAAAGACCGTGAGGTCCTTGCGATTCGCTTTGCGGATGCCCGCTTCCACCACACCGATGCGCACACCGGCGATCGGCAGCAGATCCGTGGCCAGGGGCGCGTTGAGTTGAACAGGCATGAGAACTCCGAGAGTGGTTCAGGATGCCTGACGGCGACGCGCTCGCGGCCTGTTGCAAAGCCGCCGCTGCGCGCGTCGGCGTCAGTCGAGTTTGCCGTGGCAGTGTTTGTACTTTTTTCCGCTGCCACAGGGGCAGGGATCGTTTCGCCCCGCGCGTGGCACCTCGCTCGCAGGTCGAGCGGCGGCGGCGATCGCGGCGTCCGTGATGGTCTCGGCCTCGCCGGTTTCGGTCGGTGCGGTATAGGTCACGTTGGCGATCTGCTCCGCGCGCTCTTCGAGCTGTTCGGCCGCCGCCGTCATCTGCTCGGCGGACTGCACGCGCACGTTCATCAGCACCCGGGTAACGTCGTTCTTCACGCTGTCCAGAAGTTGCCCGAACAGCACGAAGGCTTCGCGCTTGTACTCCTGCTTGGGTTGCTTCTGTGCATAGCCGCGCAAGTGAATGCCTTGGCGCAGGTAGTCCAAGGCGGAGAGGTGATCGCGCCATTGGCCGTCGATCGTCTGCAGCAGCACCACACGTTCAAACTGGGTGAAATTCTCCTCGCCGACCAATCCGACCTTGCCAGCGAACACGGTATTGGCAGCCGCCTGCACGCGCTCGACGATTTCCTCCACATCGATGGCCTCGGCATCCGAAACCCAGGCGGTGACTGGCGCCTCGACGGCCCATTCCTCGCGCAGCACGCGCTCGAGCGCGGGCAGATCCCATTGCTCTTCCACGCTGCCCTCGGGCACGTACTGGTGCACAAGGTCCACGAAGCATCCCTCGCGCAAGGCGTCGATCTGAGCGCGCAGCGAGGTAGCATCGAGGATGTCATTGCGTTGCTGATAGATCACCTTGCGCTGGTCGTTCGACACGTCGTCGTATTCGAGCAGTTGCTTGCGGATGTCGAAGTTGCGAGCCTCCACCTTGCGCTGCGCGCTCTCGATGCTGCGTGTGACGATGCCCGCTTCGATCGCCTCGCCCTCGGGCATCTTCAAGCGGTCCATGATCGCGCGAACGCGGTCACCGGCGAAGATGCGCATGAGGGAGTCGTCAAGGCTCAGGTAAAAGCGCGAGGAGCCCGGGTCGCCCTGGCGGCCCGAACGGCCGCGCAACTGGTTGTCGATACGGCGCGATTCATGGCGCTCGGTCGCGATGATGCGCAGACCACCCAGGCTCTTGACCTTCTCGTGGTCTTGCTGCCATTGATCGCGAACAGTTGCGATGCGGGAAGCCTTGGTCGCGTCGTCGAGCGACTCGTCGCGCTGCACCGCATCGACCATTTTCTCGAGGTTGCCCCCCAGCACGATGTCGGTACCACGGCCAGCCATGTTGGTGGCGATGGTGATGGCGCCCGGACGCCCGGCCTGGATGATGATGTCGGCTTCGCGGGCATGCTGCTTGGCGTTGAGCACTTCGTGCGGCAGCTTCTCAGCCTGCAGCAGCGCGGCGATGATTTCGGAGTTCTCGATCGACGACGTGCCGACCAGCACAGGCTGTCCGCGTTCGTGGCACTCGCGAATGTCTTCGATCGCGGCGACGTATTTCTCTTTGGTGGTCTTGTAGACGCGATCCAGCTGATCGGCGCGTTTGCTCGGCCGGTTGGGCGGAATCACCACCGTTTCCAGGCCATAGATTTCCTGGAACTCGTACGCTTCGGTGTCGGCCGTGCCGGTCATGCCCGAGAGCTTGCTGTACAGACGGAAATAGTTCTGGAAGGTGATGGAGGCCAGCGTCTGGTTCTCTGGCTGGATCGCCACACCTTCCTTGGCTTCGACAGCCTGATGCAAGCCATCGCTCCAACGGCGGCCGGTCATCAGACGACCGGTGAATTCGTCGACGATCACGATTTCGCCGTTCTGGTTCACATAGTGCTGGTCGCGGTGGTACAGGTGGTGCGCCTTGAGGGACGTCACCAAGTTGTGCAGCAGGGCGATGTTGGCCGGGTCGTACAGCGAAGCGCCCTCGGGCAGCAGGCCCGCCTGGGACAGCAGCCGCTCGGCGTTCTCATGGCCCTGCTCGGTCATGTGAACGGCATGCGACTTCTCGTCCAACGTGAAGTCCCCAGGCTTGGTCACACCCTCGCCCGTGCGGGGATCGGCCTCACCTTCCTGTCGCACCAGGTGGGGCACGAGCTGTTTGATGGCTACATACACCTGCGTCTGGTCTTCCGCCTGGCCGCTGATGATCAAGGGCGTGCGCGCCTCGTCGATCAGGATCGAGTCGACCTCGTCGACGATGGCGTAGTTCAGGCCACGTTGAACACGGTCCGCCGCTTCGTACACCATGTTGTCGCGCAGGTAGTCGAAGCCGTATTCGTTGTTGGTGCCGTAGGTGATGTCGGCGGCGTAAGCGGCCTGCTTCTCTTCGCGCGGCGCCTGAGGCAGGTTGATGCCGACGGTCAGACCAAGGAAGTTGTAGAGCCGCCCCATCCATTGGGCATCGCGGCTGGCCAGGTAGTCGTTGACGGTGACAACGTGAACGCCCTTTCCGGTCAGCGCGTTCAAGTAAACCGGCAGCGTGGCGGTCAAGGTCTTGCCTTCACCGGTGCGCATTTCGGCCACCTTGCCGTGGTGCAGGGCCAGGCCACCCACCATCTGCACATCGAAGTGGCGCATCTTCATCACGCGCTTGCTGGCCTCGCGCACGACGGCAAAGGCTTCGGGCAACAACGCTTCGAGCGCCTCACCCTGGGCAAGTCGCTGCTTGAACACCGCGGTCTGCCCCTTCAAGTCGTCGTCGCTGAGCTTTTCGAACTTCGCTTCCAGGCCGTTGATGCGCTCTACCGTCTTGCGATACGTCTTCAGAAGACGGTCATTGCGGCTACCAAAGATTTTGGTGAGGAAGTTAGTGGCCATACGTGAAGGCCTGCGCAGGAGACCCGAAGGGTTCCAGGCAGACAGATGTGGATTGGAGAGCTAGCTCAGGCGAGCCCGGGGAGCAAAGGACGGGATGAACCCATGATGTGCAGCCAGGCGCAGCGCTTTCAAGAGCAAAGCGCGCATTTTACCCGCCACGCCCAAGGCAGCTCAGGGCTTGGCGGTGGCCAGCGCGGCAGGTTTGGCCGAGGCAAGGTTTTCGCCCGCGGCCAGGAAGCGGCTGGGGTCTTGCGGCACACCAGCCACCCAGACTTCGAAGTGCAAATGTGGCCCCGTGGACCGGCCGGTGGTTCCGACCTCGGCGATCTTCTGGCCTCGCTTGACGATATCGCCCTTCTTCACGAACACCTTCGAACTGTGCGCGTAACGGGTGATGAGTTCGTTGCCGTGGTCGATCTCGACCATGTTGCCGTAAGCCGCGTGGTACTCCTGAACCACCACGACGCCACCCGCGGCCGCGACGATGGGCGTCCCCGGGTTGGCCGGAAAGTCCAGGCCTGTGTGCAAAGCCGATCGACCCGTGATGGGGTCGATGCGGAAGCCAAAGCGCGAACCGACCGGCGTGTCGGCCACGGGTTGCTCGGTCGGCACCATCGTGCGCTGGATCTTCTGGTCGAACAACCGCGACTCCACCACCGTCAACCAGTCCACACGCGAACCGCTGCTCTGCTCGATGCTGTCCAACGCCACCGTCAGCTCTTCCATCGTCAGATCGCGCCCGGCCACCAACGCCCCGCCCGCACCTTGCGGGAGCTTGAACTGCGCAGGGTTAAGCCCCGCCAACCCCGCCACGCGTTCGCCTAGCGAATCGATCTGCACCATGCGTGCCTGCATTTCGCCCAGACGGCGCGCCATCGCATCAAGATTCGCGCGCAAGTAAGCGTTTTGCGAATCGGCTTCGTTCTGATGAACCAACCTGGCCACGGGGGCAAAGCCCGGCCAGCCCTGACGAACACCCTCCAGAAACACCCAGTGGTAGGTGATGATCGCACCCAGCATCAACAACACCGATGCCAACACCCCTGCGCCCACCAGCTTGAGCCCACTGAGGTGCATGGCCCGGCTCTTGGCCAGCCAAGCGTCCGTGATAATGATGTGCACTCTGTTCTGCCTTTCCTAGTCTGTTTGGCCACGCTGAACGACTTGCATTTGCCGCCATCGCATGCCCACGCCCCCCACCTCCCACAACACGTTCACGCTGGCACAGGCGGCGGGGGCGGCGCCGTCATTGGCGGCGCTGCAGGAGCGCATCCGTGAATCCCAGTGGTGCCTGGAACAGATTCGTCACCTGATACCCGCCGGCCTGCGGGCTCATGTGCGGTCCGGGCCATTGCAAGACCAGGAATGGTGTCTGCTCGTCGCCAGCGGCGCGGCATCCACCAAACTGCGCCATCTGCTGCCGGCACTGCAGCTCGCGTTGACCCAAAGGGGTGCGCAGGTTACCGCAATCCGCATCAAAGTCCAAACACCGGGACGATGAACGCGCTGCGAGCGCGCACTTGCGGGGAGTGGTGCCGCTTGTCTGACTCGAACAGACGACCTATCGCTTACAAGGCGATTGCTCTACCAACTGAGCTAAAGCGGCGAGACCCAAAATTTTACTTGACCCGTTTGAGCTGGGGCTTGCCGCCCGGGCGACCCGGCCCAGGTGGCAATTCCGGCGGATCTCCGGGCTCCGGGGTCGTGTCATCGCTGG
The sequence above is a segment of the Hydrogenophaga sp. BPS33 genome. Coding sequences within it:
- the zapD gene encoding cell division protein ZapD; this translates as MILYDYPLNERIRTYLRLEQLFRRMVELVPRSHALDHHYAIQTIFEIMDVAARADMKSDVLKDLDRHKQQLIGYRGNPMIAEQALEEVIQKLDDCFTQLNEMTGKTGQALTENDWLMSIRSRIGIPGGTCEFDLPAYYHWQHRSPEDRRADLHRWSMPLAPLAESIVQLLKMLRESGSAQKVVAPSGQFQLNLPQGRTFHLLRLRIDPSTGLIPEISGNRLMLSVRLMRHGDDDRLHPAQEDAAFELTLCA
- a CDS encoding DNA gyrase inhibitor YacG encodes the protein MSDATAQAPVRTVRCPQCGGPSAYVSSNAYRPFCSERCKQMDLGAWANEEFSLPEKEGQSDPGFEQS
- a CDS encoding NUDIX domain-containing protein, which translates into the protein MNATDVLVVDADQDAPRSSNRPVVDVAVGVLINKDGAFLLTSRPPGKVYAGYWEFPGGKLEAGETVEQALRRELQEEIGVTIGSAAIWKVSMVDYPHGLVRLHFCKVRDWVGEMHMREGQQFGWHSLPVSCAPVLAGTLPVLEWLAAEQTTH
- a CDS encoding ATP-binding protein, which translates into the protein MNEHFERLLQRAEQLIDRIEAVLPQPLSAPDWSIAVAWRYRKRSSGHGVLEPVRHVGAMRLGDLQEIDGQKEKIQRNTLQFVQGQPANNVLLTGARGTGKSSLVRACLNEYAPQGLRLIEVDKSDLVDLPDIVEVVADRPERFIVFCDDLSFEDGEPGYKALKSILDGSVSAASPNVLIYATSNRRHLLPEYMKENLTYTHTADGEVHPGEVVEEKISLSERFGLWVSFYPFSQEEYLTIVAQWLSALGVPAQDMEKARPLALVWALERGSRSGRVAYQFARDYVGTHAQSA
- the argJ gene encoding bifunctional glutamate N-acetyltransferase/amino-acid acetyltransferase ArgJ; this encodes MPVQLNAPLATDLLPIAGVRIGVVEAGIRKANRKDLTVFLLDDECAVGAVFTQNRYAAAPVQVCRDHLSSGQSIRALVINTGNANAGTGEQGLAHARQTCTALARSLGLHHEQVLPFSTGVIMEPLPLDRLLAGLPQALTHAAQQQTADGAQWLSAAQGIMTTDTLPKASSERFELDGVMAHATGISKGAGMIRPNMATMLGFLATDAAVAPALMNTLARRLADASFNRVTVDGDTSTNDSFVVVATGRAGNAPITDLDSPAGRALLVALTTVARKLAHAIVRDGEGATKFITIQVEGGRNSAECLQAAYAVAHSPLVKTAFFASDPNLGRILAAVGYAGIHDLDVGTIDLYLGDVHVVRAGGRHPDYREEDGQRVMKPAEILVRIGLGRGDATETVWTCDFSHEYVTINADYRS